One Mycosarcoma maydis chromosome 9, whole genome shotgun sequence DNA window includes the following coding sequences:
- a CDS encoding uncharacterized protein (related to Rab proteins geranylgeranyltransferase component A 2): MSLDQTHYDVAIFSTGLPQSILSAALASAGLSVIHVDRNDYYADQWASLTLSELLKWTQSVQSKSRGSKQSTTRIEDVELIFPSSSDFRDGKPGETSQLPESLASLDRHYAISLAPALLPATGPSIDCLIRSKVSSYATFRLLERTCVASRQTGDDATLMLTNVPASKEDIFKTKALTLIAKRKLMKLLMYIGTEDWQSDLSRDPDLARMPFVSYLAEVHNMSPNLVDAVAYGLCLCATPKETTEVAMKRAKSHMQSVGKYGNSAYLVGQYGGAGELAQGYCRASAVKGGMFILAHEIKSVKRVEEENKWQIGIDGIEELVTADYLVASDEMLQELDLGNTQLHQVSASQLKAKVLYKAILVLDRPISFTSVSSGKELAGESDANDAAATQSQELPPETGLVVFPPGSISGNANTVTVLMMGEGTFSCPKGQYVYYVQTEACENDADRSALETLKPFIDQVVCLSNEAQPSEGTAFSQPLLQMTYRHLVSMSPNETTTSNLSRMPFPPPYAAQTSTPATSISGLADAAVHLAEDVYFDIVASRLPLSKCGNTNEEKLNWIKEALEKQRLERKRQKRRDPTEYQGRGGRGADDGITRERDDEQKQAEGQETQVVGFFESLEDGDDDNDDVEEQ; this comes from the coding sequence ATGTCGCTCGATCAGACTCACTACGATGTGGCCATATTCAGTACAGGACTTCCCCAGAGCATCCTGTCCGCCGCTCTCGCCTCAGCTGGACTTTCAGTGATCCACGTCGACAGGAACGACTATTATGCGGACCAGTGGGCCAGTCTGACGCTATCAGAGCTGCTGAAATGGACACAGAGCGTCCAGAGCAAGTCTCGAGGCAGTAAACAGAGCACAACACGCATCgaagatgtcgagctcatcttcccgtcgtcgagcgattTTAGAGATGGAAAGCCTGGAGAGACTTCACAGTTGCCAGAATCTCTGGCTTCTCTCGATCGGCACTATGCTATTTCTCTCGCGCCCGCCTTGCTTCCTGCAACCGGACCTTCGATTGACTGTCTCATTCGTTCCAAGGTGTCATCATATGCTACTTTTCGACTATTGGAGCGCACCTGTGTGGCGTCAAGACAGACAGGCGACGACGCCACGTTGATGCTCACGAACGTCCCCGCTAGCAAAGAGGACATCTTCAAGACCAAGGCGCTCACGTTGATCGCTAAACGCAAACTCATGAAACTCCTCATGTATATCGGTACCGAAGATTGGCAATCGGATCTATCGCGTGATCCGGACTTGGCACGGATGCCGTTCGTTTCGTACTTAGCCGAGGTGCACAATATGTCGCCCAATCTCGTTGACGCTGTCGCCTATGGCTTGTGTCTGTGTGCAACGCCGAAGGAAACAACAGAGGTCGCCATGAAGAGAGCTAAGAGTCACATGCAAAGCGTAGGTAAATATGGTAACTCGGCATACCTGGTTGGACAGTATGGAGGTGCGGGAGAGCTTGCACAAGGTTATTGCCGTGCATCCGCAGTCAAGGGAGGGATGTTTATTCTTGCACACGAGATCAAAAGTGTAAAGCGGGTCGAAGAAGAGAACAAGTGGCAAATTGGCATCGACGGCATCGAAGAGCTTGTCACAGCGGACTATCTCGTAGCAAGTGACGAGATGCTTCAGGAGCTGGATCTTGGAAACACACAGCTGCATCAAGTTTCAGCTTCCCAGCTGAAGGCCAAAGTCCTTTACAAAGCGATCCTTGTGCTCGATAGACCCATCTCTTTCACCAGCGTGAGCAGCGGAAAGGAATTAGCCGGAGAGTCCGATGCAAACGACGCTGCAGCAACGCAGTCGCAGGAGTTGCCACCAGAAACCGGACTCGTCGTCTTTCCTCCAGGCTCGATCAGCGGTAACGCAAACACTGTCACTGTGCTCATGATGGGCGAAGGCACTTTTTCTTGTCCGAAAGGCCAGTACGTTTACTACGTACAAACCGAAGCGTGCGAGAACGACGCTGATAGATCAGCTCTAGAAACACTCAAGCCGTTTATTGACCAAGTTGTCTGCTTGTCCAACGAAGCACAGCCCTCCGAAGGAACTGCCTTTTCACAGCCATTGCTGCAGATGACGTACCGTCACTTGGTTTCCATGTCGCCTAACGAGACCACAACTTCAAATCTCTCCAGGATGCCTTTCCCGCCACCTTACGCTGCCCAGACCTCGACCCCAGCAACATCGATCTCTGGgctcgccgatgctgcaGTGCACCTGGCGGAAGATGTGTATTTCGACATTGTAGCATCACGACTCCCATTGTCAAAATGTGGGAATACGAATGAGGAAAAACTGAATTGGATCAAAGAGGCCCTGGAGAAACAAAGGCTGGAAAGGAAGCGTCAAAAGCGCAGGGATCCGACAGAATACCAAGGcagaggcggaagaggcgCTGACGATGGCATTACTCGAGAGCGGGATGACGAACAGAAACAAGCTGAGGGCCAAGAGACTCAAGTGGTAGGCTTCTTCGAATCACTagaagatggcgatgatgataacgacgacgtcgaggagCAGTAG
- a CDS encoding uncharacterized protein (related to AFG2 - ATPase of the CDC48/PAS1/SEC18 (AAA) family), with amino-acid sequence MGDETADAEPQHPSDISVKARVVEAGTAASSSSRSKVLLPVDIIRSLKLQTGDGVLVTTGRSDDASFLVGTVWPSFALEAGTVRLPLAAQIPAGLQSGQTVSIKSLQATQSKSSLRKPPTAASIVLAAPADRPPVLTSLAKLGKSDRQMLTVHAKESLTDLECIHPGQELALSFQGALYLFVVSSILDTSGQKGWTVTTSAHSATTDSSTQVCMMSRTTEVSISSFDTYSNQMKESAAQSANETLKEDPYAKLGGLDRQIAEIKTLIEMPLMSPEIFVQYGLKPPKGVLLYGPPGTGKTSLARAVATATGSSYITINGPELSSAFHGETESKLRSIFKEARRKSPCIIIIDEIDALAPRRDGGTGEGANADGAGEVERRVVAQLLTLLDGMEEADDDEDSLEQAEADFSNVHVEDGTTTEKTISTKAPTRVVVLAATNRPNAIDPALRRPGRLDREIEIGIPSAVARGEIIRALIRPVPHNLSSKQIDDLAGRTHGYVGADLSALVREAGMRAVRRTFARRQSGKDRIEARLASMSIETASSGDSVDSMLDNVTAEDLHAALSLVRPSAMREIFLEPPKVYWSDIAGSLTPSAGGSGALSTKSVQAQVQELVEWPIKHASTFARLGVSPPRGVLLYGPPGCSKTLIARALATESGLNFLAVKGPELYSKYVGESERAVRDTFKKARAAAPSIIFFDEIDALSSSRDGDSSSGDALNSRIIATLLNEMDGIEAMSDVIVIGATNRPQALDPALLRPGRLDRLVYVGPPDHAARQQILRTRMAKMAVSAHSIDFEKLAQMTDGCSGAEVVSICQEAGFLAMDEDLNCQTIEQRHFESAAASVKRRITTLMIRQYETWRDTLVV; translated from the coding sequence ATGGGCGATGAAACAGCAGATGCTGAGCCACAGCATCCTTCCGACATCTCTGTCAAGGCCCGCGTTGTCGAGGCTGGCACAGCCGCAAGTAGCTCCTCTCGAAGTAAAGTACTCCTTCCCGTTGATATCATTCGTTCGCTCAAGCTTCAAACAGGCGATGGAGTGCTCGTCACAACCGGGAGATCAGATGATGCGAGCTTTCTCGTCGGCACAGTATGGCCGTCCTTTGCTCTCGAAGCCGGTACTGTTCGCCTTCCTTTGGCTGCTCAAATTCCCGCCGGTCTGCAATCTGGTCAGACGGTCTCAATCAAATCTCTTCAAGCGACACAGTCTAAGAGCTCTCTCAGAAAGCCTCCTACAGCTGCATCAatcgtgcttgctgctcctgccGACAGGCCGCCCGTATTAACATCGCTCGCGAAGCTTGGCAAGTCGGACCGACAGATGCTCACGGTTCATGCAAAGGAAAGTCTCACCGATCTCGAATGCATTCACCCCGGCCAAGAGCTAGCTTTGAGCTTTCAAGGAGCTCTATATCTTTTTGTCGTGTCTTCCATACTCGATACAAGTGGGCAGAAAGGATGGACCGTCACGACCTCGGCTCATTCGGCTACAACAGACAGCTCGACACAAGTTTGCATGATGAGCCGCACCACCGAGGTTTCCATCAGCTCCTTCGATACATACTCGAATCAAATGAAAGAATCAGCCGCTCAGTCCGCAAATGAGACCTTAAAAGAGGATCCATACGCAAAGCTGGGCGGATTGGACCGACAGATTGCGGAGATTAAAACTTTGATTGAAATGCCACTCATGTCGCCCGAGATCTTTGTTCAGTACGGCCTCAAACCACCCAAAGGCGTTCTTCTTTATGGTCCACCGGGAACCGGAAAGACATCGCTCGCGCGAGCCGtggcaacagcaacaggcTCCTCTTATATAACTATCAATGGTCCGGAGCTGTCATCCGCCTTCCACGGTGAGACTGAGTCCAAGCTCCGCAGCATTTTCAAAGAAGCTAGACGCAAAAGTCCATGCATCATAATtatcgacgagatcgacgcttTAGCTCCcaggcgagatggtggcACCGGTGAAGGGGCCAATGCGGACGGAGCCGGCGAAGTGGAGCGCAGAGTTGTCGCGCAGCTGCTGACACTCCTTGATGGTATGGAAGAggctgacgatgacgaagacaGCCTAGAACAGGCTGAAGCGGATTTCAGCAATGTACATGTGGAGGACGGCACGACGACGGAGAAAACGATATCGACAAAGGCGCCTACTCGTGTTGTCGTTCTTGCCGCAACAAACAGGCCCAACGCAATCGATCCCGCCCTTCGCCGTCCTGGCCGTCTGGACcgcgagatcgagatcggcatCCCGTCTGCTGTAGCCCGAGGCGAGATCATTCGAGCCCTCATCCGGCCTGTTCCACACAATCTCAGCtcgaagcagatcgacgacctTGCTGGCCGTACGCATGGATACGTCGGAGCCGACCTTTCAGCTCTCGTCCGCGAAGCTGGTATGCGAGCCGTTCGTCGCACTTTCGCTCGTCGCCAATCCGGAAAAGATCGGATCGAAGCTAGGCTTGCTTCAATGTCCATTGAAACTGCCAGTTCAGGCGATTCGGTCGATTCGATGCTTGACAATGTCACTGCAGAGGATTTGCATGCGGCTCTGTCACTCGTCCGGCCCTCGGCGATGCGTGAGATCTTCCTCGAGCCCCCGAAAGTCTATTGGTCAGACATTGCCGGTTCCTTGACTCCATCCGCTGGTGGCTCTGGAGCCTTGTCCACCAAATCTGTTCAGGCTCAGGTGCAAGAGCTTGTTGAATGGCCCATCAAGCACGCTTCCACCTTCGCACGTCTGGGCGTCTCTCCACCGCGGGGCGTTCTTCTGTATGGTCCACCAGGTTGTTCCAAGACGCTCATCGCACGAGCGCTCGCTACCGAATCAGGACTCAACTTCCTCGCGGTCAAAGGACCCGAGTTATACTCCAAGTACGTCGGTGAATCGGAACGTGCAGTTCGCGACACTTTTAAGAAAGCAAGAGCCGCAGCACCAAGCATCATCTTCTttgacgagatcgatgctTTGTCGTCTAGCCGCGACGGAGACTCCTCTAGCGGTGATGCTCTTAACAGCCGTATCATCGCAACCTTGCTCAACGAGATGGACGGCATCGAAGCCATGTCCGACGTAATTGTGATTGGTGCCACCAATCGACCTCAGGCGCTAGACCCTGCTCTGCTTCGACCGGGCCGATTGGACAGGCTCGTATATGTGGGTCCCCCCGATCATGCGGCCAGACAGCAGATCTTGCGCACAAGAATGGCCAAAATGGCGGTCAGCGCCCACAGTATCGATTTTGAGAAGCTTGCTCAAATGACGGATGGATGTTCGGGTGCTGAGGTAGTGTCGATCTGCCAAGAGGCTGGATTCCTGGCGATGGACGAAGATCTCAACTGTCAAACGATCGAGCAACGACATTTTGAAAGCGCCGCTGCGTCGGTCAAGCGTCGCATCACTACGCTGATGATTCGACAATACGAGACTTGGCGCGATACCCTTGTAGTCTAA
- a CDS encoding uncharacterized protein (related to regulatory protein alcR): METEVFVSANAIPLTTSSSAKDSRRRQYRSCDRCRVGKRACNAEYDSVAEAINNKVACSNCQKKGKTCSFQYVLSILGGLPNTAGQAVVASSTSEVTSDASVSAAKEVSHNMNHNRSHLRNEMAPKTAPLGLVAGQSWLLESSATSSQGGRDQNGTPHHPTDETVTMTMATALNTLSSISPTSSTTRMTSTIDRIFLNDGLIRIYEGAAEHALQCWVTSSNTPYLLSQPSSSTSSSSQQLVYWRICELDRGARTLLGHTSVGSTSREKEIMDAFHSVVLAFAAQWSPRWVPSLARAHNKAAEDKVRLALWERAREQLQKVAGIDSFRVIFALIIFAWTEKPRQVVDRALCDADVDLNGDNCALDTSAWQSPTEGSTFLLVAALRKLLSIKFKIEGKKRRGICPWNAPNGKVKGDGPTLKGNTNAHAEPAIQQSQSTVDLSGVNERKSMAMASKIQSDLEDKRPKPAAPGGSASDSRKVDTRVAANPEELSRMEGTYHMLYWLCVVIDTETSVLRKYPPVVCDEDSEVMSCVPGVTPSSNFAGRKGIWDDYILDSSKLKQHTEFSSSWPCDISKAAATLAFSAPVKVVMFRQISRLQMSFWRRASTCSVEQQIRSGLSIIYHWNQLYGPLIDSCRASHAELPASIQSWYVLLAFPWYLAILLFVEMVQTVDMAGASDELARFERARSGIFPRLRDRACSDLALLITAIQSTSFDHLEPTFEYVRDSGSNLLLTEPWSEILVHSITAVVKTEVKLHEGYCSLFKWKELDESHERIRKCLWALDQLSDRSPSAQMAYEQLEKVSSARRQAQLAFQQIPMASPPLHRDRLAVTSSGSVDGLGVPSPISDVDSLRANSSLDGPIKSADVAALGFPENALAQQQDLLQSAIDTYFAFNPTPEIQSMPVDDLGTSSGRDTGISAVELHPGNNPSEDIRQTRDYLHLLEVLEQAKCGQSSTLTSSLRQDIAALPGAEFSIQPLSILEMLERMTNQPMRDPLTHSSDSSASSLDTAFSFDSAVGVAGECFVDLDTASNAASRDVVMINSMASVAHLPASWAATSVTSCSTDTESESSDHHGAARKKHKSSHQMQVEDVSFTSAQPPLPYPLHALQDAKLKHPDYRFTSLPLQSPALFHRKHDDLYTDDDDDELVTYRANLSKRKRSVSSTSCDSNALRAQFPSPKASNDRATPLS, from the coding sequence ATGGAAACGGAAGTGTTCGTCTCAGCAAATGCTATTCCCCTCACTACATCATCCAGCGCAAAAGATTCACGTCGACGTCAGTATCGATCTTGCGATCGATGTCGTGTAGGCAAGCGTGCCTGCAATGCTGAATACGACTCGGTAGCAGAAGCGATTAACAACAAGGTCGCCTGTTCGAATTGCCAGAAAAAGGGTAAGACGTGCTCTTTTCAATATGTGCTCTCCATTCTCGGTGGTTTACCCAACACGGCTGGACAAGCTGTTGTggcaagcagcaccagcgagGTGACTTCAGACGCATCAGTTTCGGCTGCAAAGGAGGTCAGCCATAACATGAATCACAACCGGTCGCACCTCCGGAACGAGATGGCACCCAAAACAGCACCGCTAGGGCTTGTTGCAGGACAGAGCTGGCTGCTTgaaagctcggcaacaagctcgcaaGGTGGCAGGGACCAGAATGGTACACCGCACCACCCCACAGACGAGAcggtgacgatgacgatggcaaCAGCACTTAACACCCTGTCAAGCATCTCACCAACTTCATCGACCACCCGGATGACCAGCACCATCGACCGTATCTTCCTCAACGACGGTCTCATCCGCATCTACGAGGGTGCAGCCGAACACGCGCTTCAGTGCTGGGTCACTTCGTCCAACACGCCCTACCTGCTTTCTCAGCCCTCTTCCTCAACTTCATCCTCAAGCCAGCAGCTAGTCTACTGGCGAATCTGCGAGCTAGACCGCGGAGCACGAACGCTTCTCGGTCACACTTCTGTTGGTTCAACCAGCCGCGAGAAGGAAATCATGGACGCCTTCCACTCTGTTGTCCTCGCATTCGCTGCTCAATGGAGTCCAAGATGGGTTCCTAgccttgctcgagcgcacAACAAAGCTGCAGAGGACAAGGTAAGGCTAGCACTGTGGGAACGCGCCAGGGAACAGTTGCAAAAGGTGGCCGGCATCGATTCATTCCGCGTCATCTTTGCGCTCATCATCTTTGCGTGGACGGAAAAGCCGAGGCAGGTCGTGGATCGTGCGTTATGCGATGCTGATGTGGATTTGAACGGTGACAATTGTGCTTTGGACACCAGCGCGTGGCAGTCGCCTACGGAGGGGAGTACGTTTTTGTTGGTGGCAGCATTGAGAAAGTTGTTGAGTATCAAATTCAAGATTGAGGGTAAGAAACGGAGAGGTATTTGCCCATGGAATGCTCCCAATGGGAAAGTAAAAGGCGACGGGCCAACATTGAAAGGCAACACTAATGCTCATGCCGAGCCGGCCATTCAGCAAAGTCAATCTACTGTCGATCTTTCCGGCGTTAACGAGAGGAAATCGATGGCCATGGCAAGCAAGATCCAATCCGATCTCGAAGATAAACGCCCCAAACCTGCAGCACCAGGCGGGAGCGCTTCTGATAGCCGCAAGGTCGACACTCGTGTGGCTGCAAATCCCGAAGAATTATCACGCATGGAAGGTACCTATCACATGCTCTACTGGTTGTGTGTTGTCATCGACACCGAAACCAGCGTCCTTCGCAAGTACCCGCCCGTGGTATGCGATGAAGATAGTGAAGTCATGTCTTGCGTCCCTGGCGTAACGCCTTCGTCAAACTTTGCCGGACGAAAGGGCATCTGGGACGACTACAtcctcgactcgagcaagctcaaACAACACACAGAAttctcgagctcttggccGTGCGACATCTCGAAAGCCGCGGCAACTTTAGCCTTTTCGGCGCCCGTCAAAGTCGTCATGTTCCGCCAGATCAGTCGACTTCAAATGTCGTTCTGGCGACGCGCTTCTACTTGTTCAGTCGAACAGCAGATCCGTAGCGGTCTGTCTATCATCTATCACTGGAACCAGTTGTACGGCCCACTGATTGACAGCTGCCGTGCTTCACATGCTGAGCTGCCGGCAAGCATTCAATCGTGGTATGTGCTACTCGCTTTTCCGTGGTATCTGGCGATCTTGCTGTTTGTAGAAATGGTACAAACAGTGGATATGGCAGGGGCGAGCGATGAGCTGGCGAGGTTTGAACGCGCGAGATCTGGGATCTTTCCGAGACTTCGGGATCGTGCCTGCTCGGATCTTGCTTTGCTGATCACGGCGATCCAGAGCACCTCGTtcgaccacctcgaacCAACGTTTGAGTACGTGCGCGATTCAGGGAGCAATCTACTATTGACAGAACCGTGGTCAGAGATCTTGGTGCATAGCATTACGGCAGTGGTCAAGACAGAGGTAAAGCTTCACGAGGGCTACTGCTCCTTGTTCAAATGGAAGGAGCTGGAcgagagtcacgagcgaATTCGGAAATGCTTGTGGGCTCTAGACCAATTGTCAGATCGCTCCCCGTCTGCGCAGATGGCGTATGAGCAGCTGGAGAAGGTGTCGAGTGCGAGAAGGCAAGCTCAGTTGGCGTTTCAGCAGATTCCCATGGCTAGCCCACCACTGCATAGAGATCGCTTGGCCGTTACGAGCAGTGGTAGCGTGGATGGCCTTGGAGTACCCAGCCCCATCAGCGATGTGGACAGCCTACGTGCCAACTCGAGCCTGGATGGTCCGATAAAAAGCGCCGACGTTGCTGCATTGGGGTTTCCTGAAAATGCCCTTGCACAACAGCAGGATTTATTGCAATCGGCGATCGACACGTACTTCGCCTTCAATCCCACCCCGGAGATCCAATCGATGCCTGTCGATGATCTTGGGACATCGAGCGGCAGAGATACTGGCATATCCGCAGTAGAGCTGCACCCAGGAAACAACCCGAGCGAAGACATCCGGCAAACAAGAGACTACCTCCATCTACTCGAGGTACTGGAACAAGCAAAGTGCGGACAGTCAAGCACTCTGACCTCCAGTCTGCGGCAGGACATAGCTGCTCTTCCCGGTGCAGAGTTCTCGATCCAGCCATTATCGATCCTCGAGATGTTGGAACGAATGACGAATCAGCCAATGAGAGACCCGCTAACGCATAGCTCAGATTCGTCAGCGAGCTCGCTGGATACAGCTTTCTCATTCGACTCTGCCGTTGGTGTCGCCGGTGAATGTTTTGTCGATCTAGACACTGCTTCGAATGCCGCATCTAGGGATGTGGTGATGATCAACAGTATGGCTTCTGTTGCGCATTTGCCGGCGTCTTGGGCAGCAACCAGCGTtacgagctgcagcaccgacaCCGAATCTGAGTCATCCGACCATCATGGCGCCGCGAGGAAGAAGCACAAATCCAGCCATCAAATGCAAGTCGAAGACGTAAGCTTCACATCTGCCCAACCACCGCTTCCATACCCTCTTCACGCCCTACAAGATGCGAAGCTCAAACATCCGGATTACAGGTTTACGTCGCTACCCCTCCAGTCACCTGCACTATTCCATCGCAAACACGATGATCTCTAcacggacgacgacgatgacgagctcgtcaccTACCGAGCTAACTTGTCCAAACGCAAGCGTTCCGTcagcagcacgagctgTGACAGCAATGCCCTTCGAGCACAGTTTCCGTCTCCCAAAGCAAGCAACGACAGGGCCACCCCACTTTCTTGA
- a CDS encoding uncharacterized protein (related to LCP5 - U3 small nucleolar ribonucleoprotein involved in maturation of 18S rRNA) — MAASSTAASSEVDSREITKLFGTIRKSVTALSTSVKAFEKDANEAQSTDFEANPFAYPDGISLLSVKNDVMLDYLHHVIALCIAKISGRSLAASSSKIDTTQGPVDLVQDLVKLRLMLEKLRPLENRLKYQMDKLLRAAADADKEALSGRSKPATSKKTKGNGDSSDEDEASDDDLAFRPNPSAFMQDKARTLAKSSKEDAKSRRKSGRQSSDSDSDSDHQGGKTAVYRPPKLVPMSYDPDARTNKKDPRFSDKPSSITRNSALLSDLTAGMSSNPYEASSAGVGVGGRGRLAANASARAKALARMEEFEEDNFTRLVMSKKDARKRRRDEADVALGGAGLSSGRDGRRRIGGGMEEEFGDLLRGSGLDGRGGKKAKKAQSAYDALRASSKAGSTLQRSKNLSAPTSSPSGGKNNKFKNQVNRARK; from the coding sequence ATGGCCGCGTCTTCAACTGCTGCCTCCTCAGAGGTAGATTCAAGAGAAATCACCAAGCTCTTTGGCACAATACGAAAGTCGGTTACGGCTCTCAGCACCTCGGTCAAAGCATTCGAAAAGGACGCTAACGAAGCGCAATCCACTGATTTCGAAGCAAACCCTTTCGCCTACCCAGATGGcatctcgctgctctcTGTCAAAAATGATGTTATGCTTGACTATCTCCACCATGTTATCGCTCTCTGCATTGCCAAGATCTCAGGTCGATCGCTCGCcgctagcagcagcaagatcgacaCCACACAGGGTCCAGTAGATCTCGTTCAGGACCTGGTCAAACTCCGCCTGATGCTTGAGAAGCTTCGACCGTTAGAGAATCGTCTCAAGTATCAGATGGATAAACTTCTCCGTGCGGCTGCGGATGCGGACAAGGAGGCTTTATCTGGCCGTTCTAAGccagcaacaagcaagaAGACAAAGGGCAACGGCGACAGCAGTGATGAAGATGAagccagcgacgatgatctCGCGTTTCGACCCAATCCGTCCGCTTTCATGCAGGACAAAGCTCGGACGCTCGCCAAATCGTCGAAAGAAGACGCCAAGTCAAGGAGGAAATCTGGACGCCAGTCTTCCGATTCCGATTCCGATTCGGATCACCAAGGTGGAAAGACGGCCGTCTATCGACCGCCCAAGCTCGTTCCCATGTCGTACGATCCAGATGCACGAACCAACAAAAAGGATCCGCGCTTTTCCGACAAGCCTTCCTCGATCACGCGCAACTCGGCACTGCTTTCGGATCTCACGGCAGGCATGTCGTCCAACCCCTATGAAGCCTCTTCTGCCGGTGTCGGTGTGGGAGGTCGTGGACGACTCGCGGCCAACGCCTCTGCTCGCGCCAAGGCATTGGCAAGGATGGAAGAGTTTGAAGAGGACAACTTCACGCGTCTCGTCATGTCCAAGAAGGATGCACGCAAGCGTCGCCGCGACGAAGCCGATGTGGCGCTCGGCGGTGCCGGTCTCAGTTCGGGTCGCGATGGAAGGAGGAGAATCGGTGGTGGTATGGAGGAAGAGTTTGGCGATCTGCTGCGTGGCTCTGGCTTGGATGGTCGCGGCGGGAAGAAGGCGAAGAAGGCTCAAAGCGCCTACGACGCGCTCAGGGCTAGCAGCAAGGCAGGTTCCACTTTGCAGAGATCCAAGAACTTGTCTGCGCCCACATCATCACCGAGTGGTGGCAAGAACAACAAGTTCAAGAACCAGGTCAATCGTGCTCGAAAGTGA